Below is a genomic region from Nymphalis io chromosome 16, ilAglIoxx1.1, whole genome shotgun sequence.
ATTTTTGGTCATTCTCTTTTGTTGGAAAAAATGTGTTTTCGTTACAATGTTCGATGCAAACTCGATGGAAAGCTTGCACACAcgacataacaatatttttaaaatatagtactttaatgattaaaaaaaaaacatagataaaTGTCACAATTGTTCTTAGATttactaatacaaaaaaattcaaGGTATTCTCCGACGATGATATAGCGGTCATCGTAGAAAAGACAGAGAATGAGTCCTTTGTGTCCTGAAACTCACAGTAGTTTATATGGGGATTACACCTTCTTCTGTCTCTTAAACTAATTAAATGGCAGAGGGAAGTAcgcgattttaataataatttgaatattgcgCTGGATTTCTAACTTCGTCTCATTATTCGGTTTTACTCGACCCAGttaatacataaatttcatGCATTTTGAGGGACactttttacatacaaatatacgtCTCCTTACCTCTACACtccgtaatttaataattgacatTGTTAAACTTCAAAATCAAAGTAAAGATGAAAGTCAACTGtcaaatcattatattaaagtcaacatagaattaagaatataatatttaaataaaatcaaagtagtgaattaaataaattacatattactaCGTAGggaattcttatataataatgtaaaatgtcCTTAGAGCAAACAGCTTGTGATGGTAAGAATGAAGTAGTCAGTAATGACGGAATAGATTTTACTAAAAAAGATACTCGTTTTAAATACGAAGTGTACAAAAAGTATTTGCATTGCCAAGTTATTTAGACAAATGTAGTCGTTATTAACAAAGATAttgtcttaatattataatttatactgatACTGAAATTGTTCTGTCAATACATGGttgatctttttaaaataacaacctACATTTATTTCATAGTATTTAAATGCTGATATTTTTGAATACTGTATACTAATGTTGCTTTTTTCTAATGTTACACGCCAATTTTACAGACCTGAAAGCTTTTGAACGCCGCTTGACTGAAGTCATAGCATGTCTTCAACCAGCTACTATGAGATGGAGAAGTAAGTTACATTTCTTCATAAATAATAACCAaaggcaattttatttattactactacATTCTAtagcttttaaataatactctGTACTTTGGTTTTGAAAGTTTCCAATACAAcacattacaaaaaaagaattaaatataatgatcatgtaacatacaaaataaaggatagttaataatttttctctttttagTTCTCCTAGCAGTGGTGTCTGTGTGCACAGCTATAGCTGCATGGCACTGGCTGACTGACCCACTCACACCAGTAGTGTCCTTGACACAATCACTTTGGAATCATCCATTCTTTGCTTTAACTTCTACATTTTTAGGTAagctttaagaattattttaccTTATAAACTTCTTTTTTGAAGTAAcaacctaaaaatatttactattgataaatatatgttgtaaagaaaaaaatgtgctTAATAGAATAAGTGATAAATGAAATAAGATcacttttgtatataaaatacttgaatGAAGTTACAAGTAGATGaactttgtttctttgttactaCATGTACCTTTtaccaatatttttacaaataaataatactatcatTAACGATAAGCTGGAGagttaatattagtaaatttatttaaaaaaaatacctaagaaTATTCTGAAAtattggtataatttttttaaagaaaaatatatctcaTATTTTTAGGATTCCCTATTCTGCAGTTAACTGCATTTTCGATCCCCAAAAAATGTCTTTAGAGCAAAAAGCTTGTGATGGTAAGAATAAAGTAGTA
It encodes:
- the LOC126774263 gene encoding nuclear envelope phosphatase-regulatory subunit 1 homolog; the protein is MSLEQTACDDLKAFERRLTEVIACLQPATMRWRILLAVVSVCTAIAAWHWLTDPLTPVVSLTQSLWNHPFFALTSTFLVLLFMMGVHRRVIAPSIITARTRSVLNDFNMSCDETGKLILKPRPANN